The following coding sequences lie in one Alloacidobacterium dinghuense genomic window:
- a CDS encoding ABATE domain-containing protein — protein sequence MLELMSKNSRSVEKRGVFLASNSALDFLNTEWPTPSGKEDFFETDQDVFSWLRQAGLASKGVEEVRPTGALLRAARALRFSFAKRCEYLRVGMHIVTIQCA from the coding sequence ATGCTTGAATTGATGTCTAAGAATTCGAGGTCAGTGGAGAAGAGGGGAGTATTCCTCGCAAGCAATTCGGCTCTGGACTTTTTGAACACGGAATGGCCGACTCCTTCCGGCAAAGAAGATTTCTTCGAGACAGATCAAGACGTCTTCAGCTGGCTGCGCCAAGCGGGACTGGCCTCTAAAGGTGTTGAAGAAGTACGCCCTACCGGAGCCCTGCTCAGGGCTGCGCGAGCACTCCGCTTCAGCTTCGCTAAACGCTGCGAATATTTGCGTGTGGGAATGCACATTGTGACGATCCAATGCGCTTGA
- a CDS encoding lyase family protein encodes MDAISTSKEQYSRKETDSIGAVEVPSTALWGAQMQRSLDHFCIGQDLIPREMIAAYATLKKAAANANHAGKRLDDQPHKLIVQVCDEILAGNLQDVFPPHV; translated from the coding sequence ATGGATGCAATCAGTACGTCGAAGGAGCAATACAGTCGGAAGGAAACCGATAGCATTGGCGCAGTTGAAGTGCCGAGCACTGCATTGTGGGGCGCCCAGATGCAACGCTCGCTTGACCACTTCTGCATCGGACAAGATCTGATCCCGCGCGAGATGATCGCCGCATACGCCACTCTAAAAAAGGCCGCAGCTAATGCTAATCACGCCGGAAAACGTCTTGACGACCAGCCCCACAAGTTAATCGTCCAAGTCTGCGATGAAATCCTTGCGGGCAATCTTCAGGACGTGTTCCCCCCACACGTCTAG